In a single window of the Acyrthosiphon pisum isolate AL4f chromosome X, pea_aphid_22Mar2018_4r6ur, whole genome shotgun sequence genome:
- the LOC100572095 gene encoding zinc finger protein 572: MERKSYPCDVYAKSFSQSSNLMTHRRTHTGEKPYACDVCNKSFSQSSNLMAHRRTHTGEKPYVCDVCDKSFSGNHHLTNHRRTHTGEKPYACDVCDKSFSVSGTLTKHQRTHTGEKPYACDICDKSFAVSGSLTKHRRTHTGEKPYACDVCDKSFSESGTLTKHQRTHTGEKPYACDVCDKSFPVSNHLTNHRRTHTGEKPYACDVCDKSFSVSGTLTKHQRTHTGEKPYACDICDKSFAVSSNLTAHKRRHMAN, from the coding sequence ATGGAGAGGAAATCTTACCCATGCGATGTATACGCTAAGTCTTTCAGCCAAAGTTCTAATTTGATGACACATCGACGTACGCATACTGGCGAAAAACCATACGCATGCGATGTATGCAACAAGTCGTTCAGTCAAAGTTCTAATTTGATGGCACATCGACGTACGCATACTGGCGAAAAACCATACGTATGCGATGTGTGCGACAAGTCATTCTCTGGAAATCACCATTTGACGAACCATCGACGGACACACACCGGTGAAAAACCATAcgcatgcgatgtatgcgacaagtcaTTCTCTGTAAGTGGCACTTTAACGAAACACCAACGAACACACACCGGGGAAAAACCGTACGCATGCGATATATGCGATAAGTCGTTCGCTGTAAGTGGCAGCTTAACGAaacatcgacgcacacacaccggggaaaaaccgtacgcatgcgatgtatgcgacaagtcaTTCTCTGAAAGTGGCACTTTAACGAAACACCAACGAACacacactggcgaaaaaccaTACGCATGTGATGTATGCGACAAATCATTCCCTGTAAGTAACCATTTGACGAACCATCGACGGACACACACCGGTGAAAAACCATAcgcatgcgatgtatgcgacaagtcaTTCTCTGTAAGTGGCACTTTAACGAAACACCAACGAACACACACCGGGGAAAAACCGTACGCATGCGATATATGCGATAAGTCGTTCGCTGTAAGTAGCAATTTGACGGCACACAAGCGGAGGCACATGGCAAACTGA